A section of the Salvelinus sp. IW2-2015 linkage group LG7, ASM291031v2, whole genome shotgun sequence genome encodes:
- the LOC111966833 gene encoding fidgetin-like protein 2, whose amino-acid sequence MHWNPEHAQSLSQWPEQHLDVSSTTSSPAHKSELYAAGRAHGRGGSAHGYAWANDDISALTASNLLKSYAEKYCDVLDLPYDRPPGPTVGTYPEPGAFGGLIGLKTELEPWPLSHSAEGLYPGSLDGLSGPKAGATSAGPPGASNMSGVNSNLSESCYSGSSSSSGSHSGDYNRPSYNGTYVSPGYCPQPPSALPPASLQHPLQPTPTLLPSYSLSTSVYNYPPSSYPHQPGLGPTYSHPSAGYLPPGLAAPTPLPSRPTVVGGSYGYQESGGGLKRKAFEMSLDEEEDGSRYSKYTGYDPVKPGGGDSLSPYRVGDKENSGFTAGSTDPQTFKPSKPSSQPLVSPPYRVALAGDYSPPAGMTGENVGGGGGSENQGFIQQQHHSSLAHNNKLPSLHGQGQPGSGPGESGSLKSPDRRLLDLVNGEVLDCSPALLWGELAGLTHVKAALEEELLWPCLRPSPAVRPPATVLLFGPRGGGKTTLARSMASQLGASFYRLSGAMLASKGKAEAEGILGATLQVAGSRQPSVVLLSEVEAMEKEEGLRQVLLSALEKAQMELGLAGAGLVIMVCATGRPDLLQDAVHRSFAKRYHVGLPDAFYTKPS is encoded by the coding sequence ATGCACTGGAACCCGGAGCATGCCCAGTCCCTCAGCCAGTGGCCTGAGCAGCACCTGGATGtgtcctccaccacctcctcaccGGCCCACAAGTCTGAGCTTTACGCCGCTGGCCGCGCCCACGGCCGAGGTGGCTCCGCCCACGGCTACGCCTGGGCCAATGATGACATCTCAGCCCTCACCGCCTCCAACCTGCTGAAGAGCTACGCAGAGAAGTACTGTGATGTTCTAGACTTGCCATACGACCGTCCACCGGGGCCCACTGTAGGGACCTACCCAGAGCCAGGGGCTTTCGGGGGCCTTATTGGCCTCAAGACTGAGCTGGAACCCTGGCCCCTGAGCCACAGTGCAGAGGGGCTCTATCCCGGGTCCCTGGACGGTCTGTCGGGCCCGAAGGCCGGGGCCACATCAGCAGGGCCACCAGGGGCCAGCAATATGTCGGGGGTCAACAGTAACCTCTCAGAGTCTTGTTATAGTGGTAGCAGCTCCTCCTCTGGCTCTCACTCAGGTGACTACAACCGCCCCAGCTACAACGGTACCTACGTCTCGCCTGGCTACTGCCCCCAGCCCCCCTCAGCACTGCCCCCTGCCTCCCTCCAACACCCCCTCCAGCCCACACCCACCCTGTTGCCCAGCTACTCCCTCTCCACCTCGGTCTACAACTACCCCCCCAGCAGCTACCCCCACCAGCCCGGCCTGGGCCCCACCTACAGCCACCCCTCTGCAGGGTACTTACCCCCGGGGCTGGCCGcccccactcccctcccctcccgtcCCACCGTGGTCGGGGGTAGCTACGGCTACCAGGAATCCGGAGGTGGGTTGAAGAGGAAGGCGTTTGAGATGTCATTAGACGAGGAGGAGGATGGCTCTAGATACAGTAAGTATACAGGCTACGACCCAGTGAAGCCCGGAGGaggggactctctctctccctacagagTGGGAGATAAAGAAAACAGTGGCTTCACCGCGGGCAGCACAGATCCCCAGACCTTCAAGCCCAGTAAGCCCTCCTCCCAGCCCCTCGTGTCCCCTCCGTACAGGGTGGCTTTAGCAGGGGACTACAGCCCACCAGCAGGGATGACTGGGGAGAacgtaggaggaggaggggggtcagAGAACCAGGGCTTCATCCAACAGCAGCACCACTCCTCCCTGGCCCACAACAATAAACTCCCCTCCCTGCATGGCCAGGGCCAGCCTGGGTCTGGACCAGGGGAGTCGGGCAGCCTGAAGAGCCCAGACCGCAGGCTTCTGGATCTAGTCAACGGGGAGGTGCTGGACTGTAGCCCGGCCCTGCTATGGGGGGAGCTGGCTGGGCTGACCCACGTCAAGGCTGCCCTGGAGGAGGAGCTGCTGTGGCCCTGTCTTAGGCCCAGCCCCGCTGTCCGCCCCCCAGCCACCGTTCTGTTATTCGGCCCCCGGGGAGGCGGGAAGACCACCCTAGCACGCTCCATGGCCTCCCAGCTTGGGGCCTCCTTCTATAGGCTCAGCGGGGCCATGTTAGCCTCTAAAGGCAAGGCTGAGGCTGAGGGGATCCTGGGGGCCACACTGCAGGTGGCGGGGTCGAGGCAGCCCTCCGTGGTGCTGCTCAGTGAGGTGGAGGctatggagaaggaggaggggctgaGGCAGGTGTTGCTATCTGCCCTGGAGAAGGCCCAGATGGAGTTAGGGTTGGCGGGAGCTGGGCTGGTGATCATGGTGTGTGCCACCGGTAGGCCGGACCTGCTCCAGGATGCTGTGCATCGGAGCTTCGCCAAGCGCTACCACGTGGGCCTGCCAGATGCTTTTTACACAAAGCCGAGTTGA